Proteins from a single region of Fibrobacter sp. UWB5:
- a CDS encoding carbohydrate-binding protein — translation MECLKVSLGAALSFAAVSAFAGPITTVPWNGHPGAATFTFDDGLHSQTTNLTFLDNMPDVSVTFFVCTNTMDFSTNSQPHLNYAKKGHEIGNHTMNHKDLTKEGNPGSEISGAAQKLRSMGLEATSLATPYCAQNATVKNAINQEHFISRGCGGGGLTSWDTEPDWMQIDSHYWQGNGSTVNGFKGSLDQAASGSKWHVQLNHGVAANWDIISAADIKTLIEYAVQKNLWVASFSTVGAYLRAHFTIDKATSTNTSTGFTVKWTSPHAHMPKSVPLRVKIQGAQGKTVSQKGKEVKPNSDGTYTIEFMALELEVSGEPIEVKPFKGAIEIPGTVEAENYDTYAYSDADGKSDETGYRSDDAGIVKAGDGYALGYTTADDYFEYTLDVKAAGKYKVVINGATGNSTASSVTVSVGDKKVQTEIPSQGDWNTYSEVEAGELELAAGKQTLRLTINTDYVNVDWIKFVSVTATESSSSETPESSSSSTTGLLQNVVFAAGPAMVRCQVFDMNGKLIKSANVMASSTSEAWNSMKAGLRDGAYMMRVGDRVVFQVRK, via the coding sequence ATGGAATGTTTGAAAGTTTCGCTTGGTGCGGCGTTGTCGTTTGCTGCCGTTTCTGCATTTGCAGGTCCCATCACCACGGTACCTTGGAACGGTCACCCCGGTGCAGCCACTTTCACCTTTGACGACGGTTTGCATTCGCAGACAACGAACCTGACCTTCTTGGACAATATGCCCGATGTGTCGGTGACGTTCTTTGTCTGCACGAACACGATGGACTTTTCGACCAATTCGCAGCCGCACTTGAATTATGCGAAGAAGGGTCACGAAATCGGCAACCATACGATGAACCATAAGGATTTGACCAAGGAAGGCAACCCGGGTTCTGAAATTAGCGGGGCTGCCCAGAAGTTGCGTAGCATGGGCCTTGAAGCGACCTCTTTGGCGACGCCGTATTGTGCCCAGAACGCGACGGTCAAGAATGCGATTAACCAGGAACATTTTATTAGCCGCGGTTGCGGTGGTGGCGGCCTTACGAGCTGGGACACCGAACCGGATTGGATGCAGATTGATTCTCATTACTGGCAAGGAAACGGCAGTACGGTCAACGGCTTTAAAGGAAGCCTGGACCAGGCGGCCAGCGGTAGCAAGTGGCATGTGCAGCTGAACCATGGTGTCGCTGCCAACTGGGATATTATTTCTGCAGCCGACATCAAGACGCTGATTGAATACGCCGTGCAGAAGAATCTGTGGGTGGCAAGTTTCTCGACGGTGGGCGCTTACTTGCGCGCACACTTCACTATCGATAAGGCGACCTCGACGAACACTTCGACCGGGTTTACGGTCAAGTGGACTTCTCCGCATGCGCACATGCCCAAGAGCGTGCCGCTGCGCGTCAAGATTCAGGGTGCCCAGGGCAAGACCGTGAGCCAGAAGGGCAAAGAAGTCAAGCCGAATTCCGATGGCACGTATACCATTGAATTTATGGCTCTCGAACTTGAAGTTTCTGGTGAACCGATTGAAGTCAAGCCGTTCAAGGGCGCGATTGAAATCCCGGGAACGGTCGAAGCCGAAAATTACGATACTTACGCTTACAGCGATGCTGATGGCAAGAGTGACGAAACAGGCTACCGCAGCGATGATGCTGGCATTGTGAAGGCGGGTGACGGCTACGCTCTCGGCTATACCACTGCAGACGATTACTTTGAATACACCCTCGACGTGAAGGCTGCCGGCAAGTACAAGGTGGTCATCAACGGTGCGACGGGCAATTCGACGGCATCTAGCGTGACGGTTTCCGTGGGCGACAAGAAGGTTCAAACCGAAATTCCTTCGCAAGGCGACTGGAACACTTATTCCGAAGTCGAAGCGGGCGAATTGGAACTGGCCGCAGGCAAGCAGACGCTCCGCCTGACCATCAATACCGATTACGTTAACGTGGACTGGATCAAGTTCGTGAGTGTTACGGCAACGGAATCTTCTAGCTCCGAGACACCGGAATCAAGTTCTTCGAGTACAACCGGTTTGTTGCAGAATGTGGTCTTTGCCGCGGGCCCCGCAATGGTTCGCTGCCAGGTGTTCGACATGAACGGCAAGCTGATCAAGTCCGCAAATGTAATGGCTAGCTCTACAAGCGAAGCCTGGAATAGCATGAAGGCTGGTCTCCGCGATGGCGCTTACATGATGCGCGTCGGCGACAGGGTCGTGTTCCAAGTGCGCAAATAA